One window from the genome of Magnolia sinica isolate HGM2019 chromosome 4, MsV1, whole genome shotgun sequence encodes:
- the LOC131242645 gene encoding probable methyltransferase PMT26: MAFGKNQRSDPRRSSSSSYCSTVTIGVFVALCLVGVWMMTSSSVVPAESVEMSPKETKTEVKEQVVETEARQFEDSSGDVPEDATKGDANTDAQDGTSSEENQSQNLSEKTTENTVEENQEENSVRESEDTKNGSDDTSKNESGNDGDGKADSGENNTEGGEVNSESKETNTEGGETNENGHADGQDKESDGEKKESEESSGEKVQGQIEEKVEQNQGNGSEQNSGENKIKEQVKGQSSNEVFPDVAQSELLNETSTQNGVWSTQAVESKNEKEVQQSSSNGQSGYKWKLCNVTAGADYIPCLDNLAAIKKLHSTKHYEHRERHCPEEGPTCLVPVPEGYRRSIEWPNSRDKIWYFNVPHTKLAVVKGHQNWVKVTGEYLTFPGGGTQFKNGALHYIDFIQEALPDIAWGRRSRVVLDVGCGVASFGGYLFDRDVLTMSFAPKDEHEAQVQFALERGIPAISAVMGTKRLPFPGKVFDIVHCARCRVPWHIEGGKLLLELNRVLRPGGYFVWSATPVYRKGPEDAGIWNAMTALTKSMCWDLVTIKNDELNEVGVAIFKKPSSNECYEKRTENNPPLCKENDDPNAAWNVPLEACMHRVPVGAGERGSQWPEQWPLRLEKPPYWLGNSQVGVYGKAAPEDFLSDYQHWKRVVSKSYMNGMGINWSTVRNVMDMRSVYGGFAAALRDMKVWVMNIVSIDSADTLPIIFERGLFGMYHDWCESFSTYPRTYDLLHADHLFSKVKQRCNLVAVIAEVDRILRPEGKLIVRDSVDVISEVENMARSMQWEIRLTYSKDKEGLLCVQKTMWRPQEVETSMSS, translated from the exons ATGGCATTTGGGAAAAACCAACGAAGTGATCCTaggagatcatcatcatcatcatactgTTCAACGGTGACTATTGGAGTGTTCGTTGCCCTTTGCTTGGTTGGGGTATGGATGATGACATCATCATCCGTCGTTCCTGCTGAAAGTGTAGAAATGTCTCCAAAGGAGACCAAAACAGAGGTGAAAGAACAAGTGGTTGAGACTGAGGCTCGCCAATTTGAGGATAGCTCAGGAGATGTACCTGAAGATGCTACGAAAGGAGATGCTAACACCGATGCTCAGGATGGAACCAGTTCTGAAGAAAATCAAAGCCAAAATCTATCTGAGAAGACGACTGAAAATACTGTTGAAGAGAACCAGGAAGAGAACTCTGTAAGGGAGAGTGAGGACACAAAGAATGGTTCAGATGATACATCTAAGAATGAAAGCGGCAATGATGGGGATGGCAAGGCTGACAGTGGAGAAAATAATACGGAAGGCGGAGAGGTGAATTCGGAAAGCAAAGAAACAAATACAGAAGGTGGTGAAACAAATGAGAATGGGCATGCAGATGGTCAAGACAAGGAATCTGATGGGGAGAAGAAAGAATCAGAGGAGAGCTCAGGTGAAAAAGTGCAAGGTCAGATAGAGGAGAAGGTGGAGCAAAATCAAGGCAACGGGTCAGAACAAAATTCTGGTGAGAACAAGATCAAGGAACAAGTGAAAGGCCAGAGTTCTAATGAGGTGTTTCCTGACGTGGCGCAATCTGAGCTTCTGAATGAGACCAGCACTCAAAATGGGGTGTGGTCGACTCAAGCTGTAGAGTCGAAGAATGAGAAGGAAGTACAACAGTCATCGTCTAATGGCCAGAGTGGGTACAAATGGAAACTTTGCAATGTCACTGCTGGAGCAGATTACATCCCTTGCCTTGACAATTTGGCAGCTATTAAGAAGCTTCATAGTACTAAACACTATGAACATCGAGAGAGGCATTGTCCCGAAGAGGGCCCTACATGCCTTGTTCCTGTTCCTGAAGGATACAGACGGTCAATTGAGTGGCCCAACAGCAGGGATAAG ATATGGTACTTTAATGTTCCTCACACCAAGCTTGCAGTTGTGAAGGGGCACCAGAATTGGGTGAAAGTTACTGGCGAGTACCTCACTTTTCCCGGTGGTGGCACCCAATTTAAGAATGGTGCTCTGCATTATATTGACTTCATTCAGGAG GCTTTGCCTGATATAGCTTGGGGGAGACGAAGCCGTGTGGTATTGGATGTTGGTTGTGGGGTGGCAAGTTTTGGAGGATATCTCTTCGATAGAGACGTTCTTACCATGTCCTTTGCTCCCAAGGATGAGCATGAAGCTCAAGTCCAGTTTGCACTTGAAAGGGGGATCCCGGCTATATCTGCTGTGATGGGCACCAAGAGACTTCCCTTTCCTGGCAAGGTCTTTGATATTGTTCATTGTGCACGCTGTCGGGTCCCCTGGCACATTGAAG GTGGTAAACTTCTCTTGGAGTTAAATCGTGTATTGCGACCTGGGGGTTACTTTGTGTGGTCTGCTACTCCAGTTTACCGAAAAGGGCCAGAAGATGCAGGGATATGGAATG CCATGACTGCACTGACAAAATCAATGTGCTGGGATCTGGTGACAATTAAAAATGACGAGTTGAACGAAGTGGGTGTAGCGATTTTTAAGAAGCCTTCTTCTAATGAATGCTACGAGAAAAGAACGGAGAATAACCCTCCCCTTTGCAAAGAAAATGATGATCCGAACGCTGCCTG GAATGTTCCCTTGGAGGCATGCATGCACCGGGTTCCTGTAGGTGCAGGAGAGCGTGGGTCACAATGGCCAGAGCAATGGCCACTAAGGTTGGAGAAACCACCTTATTGGTTAGGCAATTCTCAGGTTGGAGTTTATGGCAAAGCAGCCCCTGAGGACTTCCTATCAGACTACCAGCATTGGAAGCGTGTTGTTAGCAAGTCATATATGAATGGGATGGGAATCAACTGGTCTACAGTGAGGAATGTCATGGACATGAGATCTGTCTATGGAGG TTTTGCTGCAGCCTTGAGAGACATGAAGGTGTGGGTCATGAACATAGTCTCAATTGATTCAGCAGACACGCTTCCCATAATTTTTGAACGGGGTCTGTTTGGGATGTACCATGACTGGTGTGAGTCATTCAGCACATATCCTAGAACATATGACCTTCTCCATGCAGATCATCTCTTCTCCAAAGTCAAGCAGAG GTGTAACTTAGTGGCTGTGATTGCTGAAGTCGATCGGATACTGAGACCGGAAGGAAAGCTGATTGTACGCGACAGTGTTGATGTCATCAGCGAGGTAGAAAACATGGCGAGATCAATGCAGTGGGAGATCCGCCTGACTTACTCCAAGGACAAGGAAGGGTTGCTGTGTGTGCAGAAGACCATGTGGCGGCCGCAAGAGGTAGAGACAAGCATGTCGTCCTAG